One stretch of Bacteroidales bacterium DNA includes these proteins:
- a CDS encoding DUF3467 domain-containing protein, with amino-acid sequence MTDPKNPNQISIELNEEVAQGTYSNLAVITHSASEFVIDFVRIMPGIPKAQVKSRIILTPEHAKRLVAALQDNIGKYESVHGIIKEVKGSGPAMPLTFGGPTAQA; translated from the coding sequence ATGACAGATCCAAAGAATCCAAACCAGATCAGTATTGAGCTGAATGAGGAAGTAGCACAGGGAACATATTCAAACCTGGCTGTGATTACTCATTCTGCTTCTGAATTTGTAATTGATTTTGTCAGGATTATGCCTGGTATTCCTAAAGCACAGGTTAAATCAAGAATAATTCTGACACCGGAACATGCAAAAAGACTTGTTGCGGCACTTCAGGATAATATTGGTAAGTATGAATCTGTTCATGGAATCATCAAGGAAGTAAAAGGTTCCGGGCCGGCCATGCCATTAACTTTTGGCGGCCCTACAGCCCAGGCATGA
- a CDS encoding HAD hydrolase family protein, with amino-acid sequence MANFKEDLVRVKAFVFDIDGVLSLQTITLNSFGVPNRTVNLRDGYALQLAVKKGYKIGVISGSSSKEYQKRLKILGVKDIYLNSRSKLDHFNNFLEKHNLDKSDVLFMGDDIPDFEVMKVAGVPVCPADADSEIKQVASYISDKKGGEGCVRDVIEQVLRLNNNWMDSDAFTW; translated from the coding sequence ATGGCAAATTTTAAAGAGGACCTAGTAAGAGTAAAAGCGTTTGTTTTTGATATTGACGGAGTCCTGTCACTTCAGACGATTACATTGAATTCATTTGGAGTTCCAAACCGGACAGTTAACCTTCGGGACGGATATGCCCTTCAGTTAGCTGTTAAGAAAGGTTATAAAATCGGAGTGATCTCCGGCAGCAGTTCAAAAGAGTACCAGAAGAGACTCAAAATACTGGGGGTTAAGGACATTTATCTTAACAGCCGGTCAAAACTTGATCATTTCAACAATTTTCTTGAAAAGCATAATCTGGACAAATCTGATGTTTTGTTCATGGGTGATGATATCCCCGATTTTGAGGTGATGAAAGTGGCTGGTGTGCCTGTTTGTCCTGCAGATGCCGACAGCGAGATTAAACAGGTAGCCTCATATATATCAGATAAGAAAGGCGGTGAAGGATGTGTAAGGGACGTCATCGAACAGGTTCTCAGATTAAACAACAACTGGATGGATTCAGATGCATTTACCTGGTAA
- a CDS encoding geranylgeranylglycerol-phosphate geranylgeranyltransferase yields MKEFLRLIRWQNLLIVVLTMVLMRYAVIAPLLGKIGVVLAQGSGEEVPVTLKFPWYDFLLLVAATLFITAGGYVINDYFDIKTDLINKGKVIVGTKIPRRMAMMYHNIFNIIGVAAGFYISWKAGYIMMGALFLIVSGLLYFYSASYKRQFLIGNIIVAILTAMVPLLVVFYEWPALYRYYAVHANSVPEINIIFYWVGGFALFAFLTTLTREIIKDIEDFEGDIAYGRNTVPVVLGILTSKIVSIGLIVLTIILLYLTWFFFINDKITLIYLNAGIVVPLFFVIYKVLKSQNRKQLHSASSFMKIVMLTGILYSVVVKVILTWNLV; encoded by the coding sequence ATGAAAGAGTTTCTTAGACTGATAAGATGGCAGAACCTGCTTATAGTTGTACTTACTATGGTACTTATGAGGTATGCCGTTATTGCTCCCCTGCTTGGAAAAATAGGAGTTGTACTGGCACAGGGAAGCGGAGAGGAGGTACCCGTTACACTTAAGTTCCCCTGGTATGACTTTTTACTTCTTGTTGCAGCTACTCTCTTTATTACCGCCGGAGGATATGTTATAAATGATTATTTTGATATAAAAACCGACCTTATAAATAAAGGTAAAGTAATTGTAGGGACAAAGATCCCTCGCCGCATGGCGATGATGTATCATAACATTTTTAATATAATAGGCGTAGCTGCAGGCTTTTATATCTCCTGGAAAGCAGGTTATATAATGATGGGAGCCTTATTCCTGATTGTTTCAGGACTTCTTTACTTTTATTCGGCAAGTTATAAACGGCAATTCCTTATAGGGAACATAATAGTAGCAATTTTAACAGCAATGGTTCCCCTTCTCGTTGTGTTCTACGAATGGCCTGCTTTATATCGCTATTATGCTGTTCATGCTAACAGCGTTCCTGAGATAAACATAATTTTTTATTGGGTGGGAGGATTTGCTCTATTCGCATTTCTTACAACACTTACACGCGAAATAATTAAGGATATCGAGGATTTTGAAGGTGATATTGCTTATGGCAGGAATACTGTACCGGTTGTTCTCGGTATTCTGACATCAAAAATTGTTTCAATAGGTCTTATTGTGCTGACTATCATACTGCTGTACCTTACCTGGTTTTTCTTTATTAATGACAAAATAACACTTATCTACCTCAATGCCGGCATAGTTGTACCATTGTTTTTTGTAATTTACAAGGTGCTTAAAAGTCAGAACAGGAAACAGCTTCACAGTGCCAGCAGTTTCATGAAAATAGTAATGCTGACCGGGATACTTTACTCAGTTGTTGTTAAAGTAATCCTTACCTGGAATCTCGTTTAA
- the rpoC gene encoding DNA-directed RNA polymerase subunit beta' → MSFRRDNKTKTSYSKISIGLASPEEILDRSSGEVLKPETINYRTYKPERDGLFCERIFGPVKDYECHCGKYKRIRYKGIVCDRCGVEVTEKKVRRERMGHISLVVPVAHIWYFRSLPNKIGYLLGLPTKKLDSIIYYERYVVINPGIKAVDGVKYLDFLTEEEYLEISESLPKENQYLEDNHPDKFVADMGAEALYKLLSRVDLDEMSYSLRHRANTETSQQRKNEALKRLQVVEAFRDSKAVNKPEWMIIKVVPVIPPELRPLVPLDGGRFATSDLNDLYRRVIIRNNRLKRLIEIKAPEVILRNEKRMLQEAVDSLFDNSRKANAVKTDANRPLKSLSDSLKGKQGRFRQNLLGKRVDYSARSVIVVGPELGLHECGLPKDMAAELYKPFIIRKLIERGIVKTVKSAKKIVDRKDPVVWDILENVLKGHPVLLNRAPTLHRLGIQAFQPKLIEGKAIQLHPLVCTAFNADFDGDQMAVHLPLGNGAVLEAQMLMLASHNILNPANGAPITVPSQDMVLGLYYITKGKKSTETEKVRGEGLTFYSPEEVNIAYNEGQIDLHAVIKVKVNDRVDGEFVNHLIETTVGRVIFNQYVPREVGYINEILTKKSLRDIIGRVLKMAGTAKTADFLDAIKNLGFYAAFKGGLSFNLDDVIIPEEKTKFVNEGYEQVEEVLNNYSMGFITNNERYNQIIDIWTHVNARLTQTLMKQLSNDKQGFNSVYMMLDSGARGSKEQIRQLSGMRGLMAKPQKSGSTGSEIIENPILSNFKEGLSVLEYFISTHGARKGLADTALKTADAGYLTRRLVDVSQDVIINEEDCGTLRGLIATAIKKNEEVVESLYERVLGRTTVHNVYHPLTGDLIVESGQELTEDLARKIEDSPIEQVEIRSVLTCESKKGVCAKCYGRNLANGRMVQKGEAVGVIAAQSIGEPGTQLTLRTFHVGGTASNITTESRLVARYGGIAEIEEIRTVPKKDVEKGDIDIVIGRLAELRIVDKKTGIALTTHTIPYGSKLYIKPGQEIEKGKLICEWDPFNAVIISELSGKIGYDYLIEGITFREESDEQTGFKEKVIIESRDKTKNPAIKILGPKGDELRVYNLPVGSHLVVDTDKMVEAGEVLAKIPRAVGKSGDITGGLPRVTELFEARNPSNPAIVSEIDGEVTFGKIKRGNREITIKSKTEETKKYLVPLSKQILVQENDYVKAGIPLSDGAITPSDILAIKGPTKVQEYIVNEIQEVYRLQGVKINDKHFEIIVRQMMRKVEIVDPGDTKFLERQVVDKLEFMDENDWIYGKKVIIDSGDSQTLRPGMIISARKLRDDNSVLKRRDLKTVEARDAIPATSSQVLQGITRASLQTKSFFSAASFQETTKVLNEAAILGKIDRLEGLKENVIVGHLIPAGTGQRQYNGIIVGSLEEYENLVGVDQEAEAQAK, encoded by the coding sequence ATGTCATTCAGAAGAGATAACAAAACAAAGACCAGTTACTCAAAAATCTCAATAGGTCTGGCTTCACCTGAAGAAATACTTGATCGTTCAAGTGGTGAAGTGCTAAAGCCTGAAACAATTAATTACCGTACCTATAAGCCTGAGCGCGATGGTTTATTCTGCGAAAGGATTTTCGGACCGGTAAAAGATTACGAGTGCCATTGCGGAAAATACAAACGTATCCGTTATAAAGGAATCGTTTGCGACCGTTGCGGTGTTGAGGTTACAGAGAAGAAGGTACGTCGCGAAAGAATGGGACACATTTCCCTAGTGGTTCCTGTTGCTCACATCTGGTATTTCCGTTCATTGCCTAATAAAATAGGTTACCTTCTGGGTCTTCCGACCAAGAAGCTCGATTCAATTATTTACTATGAGAGATATGTTGTTATCAATCCGGGTATTAAAGCCGTGGATGGTGTCAAATATCTTGATTTCCTTACAGAAGAAGAATATCTTGAGATATCCGAATCTCTTCCAAAAGAGAACCAGTATCTTGAAGATAATCATCCCGATAAATTTGTTGCTGACATGGGTGCAGAGGCTCTTTATAAGCTTCTGAGCCGCGTTGATCTCGACGAGATGTCTTATTCACTTCGTCACAGGGCAAACACAGAAACATCGCAACAGCGTAAAAACGAGGCTCTTAAGCGTCTTCAGGTTGTTGAGGCTTTCAGAGATTCAAAAGCGGTTAATAAACCGGAATGGATGATAATTAAAGTTGTTCCTGTTATTCCACCTGAACTGAGGCCTCTAGTTCCTCTCGATGGCGGACGTTTCGCCACAAGCGACCTGAACGACCTTTACAGAAGGGTTATTATCAGAAACAACCGTCTGAAAAGACTTATTGAGATCAAAGCTCCCGAAGTGATCCTGCGTAACGAAAAACGTATGCTCCAGGAAGCTGTCGATTCTCTTTTCGATAACTCAAGAAAAGCCAATGCTGTTAAGACAGATGCAAACCGTCCGCTTAAATCACTCAGCGACAGTTTGAAAGGTAAGCAGGGAAGGTTCCGTCAGAACTTACTTGGTAAGAGGGTTGACTACTCTGCACGTTCCGTTATTGTCGTTGGCCCGGAACTCGGATTACACGAATGCGGTCTGCCTAAAGATATGGCAGCTGAACTCTATAAGCCATTTATTATCAGGAAGCTTATTGAAAGAGGTATCGTTAAAACAGTAAAATCAGCCAAGAAAATTGTTGACAGGAAAGACCCTGTTGTCTGGGATATCCTTGAAAACGTTCTTAAAGGTCACCCTGTTCTGCTTAACCGAGCTCCTACATTGCACAGGCTTGGTATTCAGGCATTCCAGCCAAAACTTATTGAAGGAAAGGCTATCCAGCTTCACCCTCTCGTTTGTACAGCTTTCAACGCTGACTTCGACGGTGACCAGATGGCTGTTCACCTTCCTCTTGGCAACGGTGCAGTACTTGAAGCTCAGATGCTTATGCTTGCTTCTCACAATATTCTTAACCCTGCTAATGGTGCACCTATTACTGTTCCTTCACAGGACATGGTTCTTGGTCTCTATTATATAACAAAAGGGAAGAAGAGTACCGAAACCGAGAAGGTAAGGGGCGAAGGACTGACTTTCTATTCACCTGAAGAAGTTAATATAGCATATAATGAGGGTCAGATCGATCTTCACGCTGTTATTAAGGTTAAAGTTAATGACAGGGTTGATGGCGAATTTGTGAACCACCTTATTGAAACAACTGTTGGTAGAGTTATTTTTAACCAATATGTTCCGCGTGAGGTTGGTTACATTAACGAGATCCTTACTAAAAAATCATTAAGGGATATTATCGGACGGGTACTTAAGATGGCCGGTACTGCTAAAACTGCCGATTTCCTCGATGCAATTAAAAATCTTGGATTCTATGCAGCTTTCAAAGGAGGCTTGTCATTCAACCTCGACGATGTTATTATACCTGAAGAGAAGACAAAATTTGTTAACGAAGGGTATGAGCAGGTTGAAGAGGTATTGAATAACTACAGCATGGGATTCATTACCAATAACGAAAGATACAATCAGATTATCGATATATGGACACACGTAAATGCAAGACTTACCCAGACACTGATGAAACAGCTGTCGAACGATAAGCAGGGTTTCAACTCTGTTTACATGATGCTCGACTCAGGTGCAAGGGGATCAAAAGAGCAGATACGTCAGCTCTCTGGTATGAGGGGTCTTATGGCCAAGCCTCAGAAATCAGGATCAACAGGTTCTGAGATCATCGAAAACCCGATTCTTTCTAACTTTAAAGAAGGTCTTTCGGTTCTTGAGTACTTCATTTCAACTCACGGTGCACGTAAAGGTCTTGCCGATACAGCTCTTAAGACAGCTGACGCCGGTTACCTTACACGTCGTCTGGTTGACGTTTCTCAGGACGTTATTATTAACGAAGAAGACTGCGGAACACTCAGAGGTCTTATTGCAACTGCAATCAAGAAGAATGAGGAAGTTGTTGAATCACTGTACGAAAGGGTTCTCGGACGTACAACTGTTCACAATGTTTATCATCCGCTTACAGGTGATCTTATTGTTGAATCCGGTCAGGAACTTACTGAAGATCTTGCAAGAAAAATTGAAGATTCACCAATTGAGCAGGTTGAGATCCGTTCAGTGCTTACATGCGAATCGAAAAAAGGAGTATGCGCCAAATGTTATGGCCGTAACCTGGCAAACGGACGTATGGTACAGAAAGGTGAGGCAGTTGGTGTAATTGCCGCACAGAGTATCGGTGAGCCTGGTACACAGCTTACTCTGCGTACATTCCACGTTGGAGGTACCGCATCGAACATTACTACCGAATCGAGACTTGTTGCCCGTTATGGCGGTATTGCTGAGATTGAAGAGATAAGAACAGTACCTAAGAAAGATGTTGAAAAAGGTGATATAGATATAGTTATCGGTCGTCTGGCAGAACTAAGAATTGTCGACAAGAAGACCGGTATTGCTCTTACAACACATACAATTCCTTACGGTTCCAAGCTTTATATCAAGCCTGGACAGGAAATTGAAAAGGGTAAACTAATATGCGAATGGGATCCGTTTAACGCTGTAATCATTTCAGAACTCAGCGGTAAGATCGGCTATGACTACCTCATAGAAGGTATTACTTTCCGTGAAGAATCAGATGAGCAGACAGGATTTAAGGAAAAAGTAATCATTGAAAGCAGGGACAAGACTAAGAACCCGGCTATCAAGATCTTAGGACCGAAGGGCGATGAGCTAAGGGTTTACAACCTTCCTGTAGGATCTCACCTTGTTGTTGATACTGACAAGATGGTTGAGGCCGGAGAAGTTCTTGCCAAGATCCCGCGTGCTGTTGGTAAATCAGGTGACATCACCGGTGGTCTGCCGCGTGTTACTGAATTATTTGAAGCACGTAACCCGTCCAACCCCGCAATCGTTTCAGAGATTGATGGTGAGGTAACATTCGGTAAAATAAAGAGAGGTAACAGGGAAATCACAATCAAATCAAAAACTGAGGAGACAAAGAAATACCTTGTTCCGCTTTCAAAACAGATACTTGTACAGGAGAACGATTATGTTAAGGCAGGTATTCCGCTTTCAGACGGTGCCATAACTCCATCGGATATCCTTGCTATCAAAGGACCAACAAAAGTACAGGAATATATTGTAAATGAAATACAGGAAGTGTATCGTTTACAGGGTGTTAAGATCAACGATAAACATTTTGAGATTATTGTCCGTCAGATGATGCGCAAGGTCGAGATAGTTGATCCGGGTGATACAAAATTCCTTGAGCGTCAGGTTGTTGACAAGCTTGAGTTCATGGATGAGAATGACTGGATCTACGGTAAGAAAGTAATCATCGATTCAGGTGATTCACAGACACTGCGTCCTGGTATGATCATCTCAGCCCGTAAACTTAGAGACGACAATTCTGTACTGAAACGCCGCGACCTTAAGACTGTTGAAGCGAGGGATGCAATTCCTGCAACTTCGAGCCAGGTTCTTCAGGGTATTACAAGGGCTTCTCTGCAGACAAAGAGTTTCTTCTCTGCAGCTTCATTCCAGGAGACAACAAAAGTACTTAACGAGGCAGCAATCCTTGGTAAGATCGACAGACTTGAAGGTCTCAAGGAGAACGTAATCGTTGGTCACCTTATACCTGCAGGAACAGGACAGCGCCAGTATAATGGCATAATAGTCGGTTCACTCGAGGAGTATGAGAACCTTGTTGGTGTAGATCAGGAAGCTGAGGCTCAAGCAAAGTAA
- a CDS encoding DUF2520 domain-containing protein, translating to MYHQRISFAGAGKVASALCKEFYKAGHTIDLIVSESEKSSSSLAEKCNASWSAELVYPDTTDIIIVAVPDQRIKSVLNTLKCSPDTIVVHTGGSTGLDIFPGHIKRTGIFYPLQTFTRERDVVFKKLPFLLESADENILQNLKSLAESLGGEVHYVDSEHRRMIHLAAVFICNFTNYMLTQGEEVAVKAGYSLDLFKPLLAETIAKAMEVGPKNSQTGPASRNDISTIEKHLELLSFSPELQRLYGEVTDSIIGYYKDKRQK from the coding sequence ATGTATCATCAGCGCATATCTTTTGCAGGTGCAGGGAAAGTTGCATCAGCTTTATGTAAAGAGTTTTATAAGGCGGGCCATACCATAGATCTTATTGTATCGGAATCTGAAAAAAGCAGTAGTTCCCTTGCTGAAAAGTGTAATGCATCGTGGTCTGCAGAACTTGTATATCCTGATACTACCGACATAATTATTGTCGCTGTTCCCGATCAGAGAATTAAAAGTGTATTAAATACACTTAAATGCAGTCCCGACACCATTGTTGTCCACACAGGAGGCAGTACAGGACTTGATATATTTCCCGGACATATTAAAAGGACAGGTATCTTTTATCCTTTGCAGACATTTACCAGGGAAAGAGATGTGGTTTTCAAAAAACTTCCGTTCCTGCTTGAGTCTGCTGATGAGAATATCTTACAGAATTTGAAAAGTCTTGCAGAATCATTAGGAGGAGAAGTGCATTATGTTGACAGTGAGCACAGAAGGATGATCCATCTGGCAGCTGTTTTCATTTGTAATTTTACAAACTATATGCTCACCCAGGGTGAAGAGGTAGCTGTAAAGGCAGGCTATTCGCTTGATTTATTTAAACCTCTGCTGGCTGAAACAATTGCCAAAGCTATGGAGGTTGGTCCTAAAAATTCACAGACAGGACCTGCATCACGAAATGATATTAGTACTATCGAAAAACATTTGGAATTACTATCTTTCTCACCTGAACTTCAGAGATTATATGGTGAGGTTACGGATTCAATAATTGGTTATTATAAAGATAAAAGACAAAAGTAA